Within Anaerolineae bacterium, the genomic segment GATGACGGTCACCCGCCCCTGTTCGTCAATATAGCCGAGGCCGGCTTCCGGCTGCATGAAGGCGTGCTCCACGCGCGGGGTGTAATAACTCCCTTCCACAATCACATCTGCTTTGGCGAATCCTTCCTCAATGTTGCCGGCGCGGATGGGGATATGATACAGGACGTTCGTGCCGCGCTCCTCATGCACCAGGGAGGAATCGGGGCGCATGGCCAGCCGGGCGTCGGTCACCACCGGCAGGGGTTCGTAGGACACCTTGACCAGGCCGGCGGCCCGCGCCGCGATCGTTTCGCTCTCCGCCACCACCAGGGCCACCGGATCGCCCACCGAGTAGACCTTGTCCTGCGCCAGCACCCGCTGGTCCATCAGGTAAATGCCATATTCATTGACCGGCACGTCCTTGTACGTGAACACCGCTATCACGCCGGGCACCTGTTCCGCCGCCTTGGTGTCAATGGAGAGGATGCGGGCGTGAGCGTACTCGCTCCACACCACCTTGGCGTAGAGCTGACCTTCCATGTTGAAGTCCTGGGGATACTTGCGACTGCCGGCAACCTTGGTGCCGATGTCGTAGCGTTCGACGCTGGAGCCGATGTAGCGGTTCATGGTAGGATCCTCCCCCGCCCTTCTTCCGCCGGGCGCGGGCCGTTATCCTCGTCGGCGAGCCGGCGCGCTGCCAGCTCGATGGCATCCACGATCTGGTAGTAGCCGGTACAGCGGCATAGATTGCCCCGGATCGCCTCCACGATCTCCTGCCGGCTCGGGCGCGGATGGGCGTCCAGCAGGGCTTTGGCGGACATGATGAAGCCCGGCGTGCAGTACCCGCACTGCGAGGCGTTGGCATCCACGAAGGATTGCTGGAGGACATGGAGCTGGTCGCCCTGCTTCAGGCCCTCGATGGTCTCCACCCGGGCGCCCTGGGCCTTCCAGGCCGGGTACAGGCAGGAGACCACCGCTTTGCCGTCCACGATCACGGTGCAGGCGCCGCACTCGCCCTCGCCACAGCCGATTTTGGTGCCGATGAGGCCGAGCCGATCGCGTAGGAGGCGCGCCAGGGGGGTAGCCGGCTCTACATTTTCCACCTGGATGTCCTTGCCATTTAAGATGAAGCGGAGTGTAGCCATGGTGACCCTTTCTCCACGG encodes:
- a CDS encoding (2Fe-2S)-binding protein, translated to MATLRFILNGKDIQVENVEPATPLARLLRDRLGLIGTKIGCGEGECGACTVIVDGKAVVSCLYPAWKAQGARVETIEGLKQGDQLHVLQQSFVDANASQCGYCTPGFIMSAKALLDAHPRPSRQEIVEAIRGNLCRCTGYYQIVDAIELAARRLADEDNGPRPAEEGRGRILP